In Euphorbia lathyris chromosome 9, ddEupLath1.1, whole genome shotgun sequence, the following are encoded in one genomic region:
- the LOC136205658 gene encoding importin subunit beta-1, giving the protein MDITSILLSAQSAESAVRNEAESNLRQFQEHNLPHFLLSLSVELANNEKPIESRRLAGIVLKNSLDAKDAVRKEHLVQRWMSIEISIKSQIKDLLLRTLGSSAQEARHTSAQVIAKVASIEIPRKQWPELIGSLLNNMTQQDGPAALKQATLESLGYVCEEISDQDLVQDEVNSVLTAVVQGMNLAQHGPEVRLAATKALYNALDFAQTNFENEMERNYIMKVICETALSKEQEIRQAAFECLVSIASTYYTVLGPYMQTLFQLTSNAVKGDEETVALQAIEFWSSICDEEIEIQEYGNPESGDSEAVNSHFIEKALSSLVPMLLETLLKQDEDQDQDDGIWNISMAGGTCLGLVARTVGDAVVSLVMPFVEANIVKPDWRCREAATYAFGSILEGPSIEKLSPLVNAGLDFLLNAMKDGNNHVKDTTAWTLSRIFELLHCPANGFSVISPENLHRIVAVLLESINDAPHVAEKVCGAIYYLAQGYEDAGASSSLLTPCLPGIISQLLKTAERTDGNDSKLRSAAYETLNEVIRSSNIVETSQVIMELLPVIMGKLGQTLDLQIVSSDDREKQGDLQASLCGVLQVIIQKLSSTDETKSIILQAADAIMILFLRVFACRSSTVHEEAMLAIGALAYASGTEFGKYMPELYKYLEMGLQNFEEYQVCSITIGVVGDISRAMDGQVLPYCDGIMTHLIRNLQSLELHRSVKPPIFSCFGDIALAIGEQFLKYIDSSITMMQSAAQICARLDNSDEELMEYGNQLKRSIFESYSGILQGFKDSKPEVMLPHAGHLLQFIELVFRESQRDETVTKAAVAVMGDLADALGSNTKILFRDNGFYVDFLGECLKSDDEQLKETANWTQVMIARVMVS; this is encoded by the exons ATGGATATAACCTCAATTCTGTTGTCTGCCCAGTCTGCTGAATCAGCAGTCCGAAATGAGGCAGAGTCTAATCTTAGACAGTTCCAAGAGCATAACTTGCCTCATTTCCTTTTGTCTCTGTCTGTTGAGCTTGCAAACAATGAGAAGCCTATTGAATCACGTCGGTTGGCTGGTATTGTACTTAAGAACTCTTTGGACGCGAAGGATGCTGTTAGAAAGGAACATCTTGTCCAACGATGGATGTCAATTGAAATTTCTATTAAATCTCAAATCAAAGACTTGCTCTTGAGAACTCTGGGGTCATCTGCACAAGAGGCCAGGCATACTTCTGCGCAAGTGATTGCCAAAGTGGCTTCTATCGAGATTCCCCGGAAGCAATGGCCTGAACTAATCGGATCATTGCTTAACAATATGACCCAGCAAGATGGTCCGGCAGCACTAAAACAGGCGACTCTGGAAAGTCTTGGATATGTTTGTGAGGAGATATCTGATCAAGACCTTGTCCAAGATGAAGTGAACTCTGTTCTTACTGCTGTTGTCCAAGGGATGAACCTTGCTCAACATGGTCCAGAAGTCCGCCTAGCAGCAACAAAGGCTTTATATAATGCCCTGGATTTTGCGCAGACCAACTTTGAAAATGAGATGGAGCGAAATTACATAATGAAGGTTATCTGTGAGACTGCCTTATCCAAAGAACAAGAGATTAGACAGGCTGCATTTGAATGTCTTGTTTCAATTGCATCAACATACTATACAGTACTTGGACCATATATGCAAACCCTCTTTCAGCTTACATCAAATGCAGTAAAAGGAGATGAGGAAACAGTTGCCCTGCAAGCAATTGAGTTTTGGAGTTCGATCTGTGATGAAGAGATAGAGATTCAAGAGTATGGGAATCCTGAAAGTGGGGACTCTGAGGCTGTGAACTCACACTTTATTGAGAAGGCCCTGTCCTCTCTTGTTCCTATGTTGCTGGAAACATTATTGAAGCAGGATGAGGATCAAGATCAGGATGACGGCATCTGGAACATATCCATGGCTGGTGGTACATGTTTAGGTCTTGTTGCTCGAACTGTTGGAGATGCAGTTGTTTCCCTTGTGATGCCATTTGTAGAGGCTAACATAGTTAAGCCAGATTGGCGTTGTCGTGAAGCAGCTACATATGCATTTGGCTCAATTCTTGAAGGCCCAAGTATTGAGAAGCTCAGCCCACTGGTAAATGCAGGGTTGGATTTTCTACTTAATGCTATGAAAGATGGGAATAACCATGTCAAGGACACAACTGCATGGACTCTTAGCCGTATTTTTGAGTTGTTGCACTGTCCTGCTAATGGGTTTTCTGTGATTTCTCCTGAGAATCTTCACCGTATTGTGGCAGTTTTACTGGAGAGCATTAATGATGCTCCACATGTAGCTGAAAAGGTTTGTGGTGCGATCTATTATCTTGCCCAGGGATATGAGGATGCAGGAGCAAGTTCCTCTCTGCTCACTCCATGCCTTCCTGGCATTATATCTCAACTTCTTAAAACTGCTGAGCGTACAGATGGGAATGATTCAAAGCTGAGGTCTGCTGCATATGAAACCTTGAATGAAGTTATCAGGTCTTCTAATATTGTGGAAACATCTCAAGTCATTATGGAGCTGCTTCCAGTCATCATGGGTAAGTTGGGGCAGACATTGGATCTTCAGATTGTATCTTCAGATGACAGGGAGAAGCAAGGAGATTTGCAGGCCTCTCTATGTGGTGTTCTTCAAGTCATTATACAGAAACTAAGCAGTACTGATGAGACCAAATCTATTATACTCCAGGCTGCAGATGCAATTATGATCCTGTTTCTCAGAGTGTTCGCTTGCCGAAGCTCTACTGTGCATGAGGAAGCAATGCTTGCAATTGGTGCTCTAGCCTATGCCTCTGGGACAGAGTTCGGAAAGTATATGCCTGAATTGTACAAGTATCTAGAGATGGGATTGCAGAATTTTGAGGAGTACCAGGTTTGCTCAATCACTATTGGTGTCGTTGGTGACATTTCCCGAGCAATGGATGGCCAGGTCTTACCATACTGTGATGGAATTATGACCCACCTTATCCGCAATCTCCAAAGTCTTGAACTGCACCGGTCTGTGAAGCCTCCGATATTCTCCTGCTTTGGGGACATAGCTCTTGCTATCGGGGAACAATTTTTGAAGTACATTGACTCTTCAATTACAATGATGCAGAGTGCTGCCCAAATCTGTGCCCGTTTGGATAACAGCGATGAGGAGTTGATGGAGTATGGAAATCAGCTAAAGCGTAGCATTTTTGAATCATATTCTGGTATTCTTCAGGGATTCAAAGATTCCAAGCCAGAGGTCATGCTGCCACATGCTGGACATCTATTGCAGTTCATAGAATTAGTTTTCAGGGAGAGTCAAAG GGATGAAACTGTGACGAAGGCTGCAGTTGCAGTGATGGGTGATCTGGCCGATGCACTTGGTTCCAACACAAAGATATTGTTTAGGGACAATGGATTCTATGTTGATTTTCTTGGCGAGTGCCttaaatctgatgatgagcaGCTTAAGGAAACTGCAAACTGGACCCAGGTGATGATTGCGCGTGTCATGGTCTCATGA
- the LOC136206154 gene encoding uncharacterized protein gives MEQEWKEARRRTTNFPRKLDLNLPLLSTRRLGGSSATNSHISLQDSSSGIPFCWEQAPGKPKNFERSDMEDGETPRPRLPPCRWQPQEQVSTSNCYVNIHEDVGCDADVDEDENVSDVFSDAVEVLSLTQAIDIVEKAEENDHHNHGLERLNLESVKCRDDSLCRDYMMERFLPDATALAASSALYASKNLNKKLPNSFNNYNYADQDHVSQSCSSQLSHKGCGLEMFFRWRIKHKLCGIKTPVRQLSPHVRHNKHSSTNTSINHVFKKHF, from the coding sequence ATGGAACAAGAATGGAAGGAAGCCAGGAGGAGGACTACCAATTTCCCCAGGAAGCTGGACTTGAACTTGCCGCTTTTATCCACCAGACGCCTAGGGGGTTCCTCTGCTACCAATTCCCATATCAGTTTGCAGGATTCAAGCAGTGGGATTCCATTTTGCTGGGAACAAGCTCCTGGAAAGCCGAAAAACTTTGAGAGAAGTGATATGGAAGATGGGGAAACTCCTCGTCCGAGGCTCCCCCCCTGTAGATGGCAGCCACAGGAACAAGTAAGCACAAGTAACTGTTATGTTAACATTCATGAGGATGTTGGTTGCGATGCAGATGTAGACGAAGATGAGAATGTGTCCGATGTTTTCTCGGACGCTGTAGAGGTTTTGTCATTGACACAAGCAATAGACATAGTTGAGAAGGCTGAAGAAAATGATCATCATAATCATGGATTAGAGAGACTAAATTTAGAGAGTGTGAAGTGTCGAGATGATAGCTTGTGTCGTGATTATATGATGGAGCGTTTTCTTCCTGATGCTACAGCATTAGCTGCATCATCTGCATTATATGCCTCCAAGAATTTGAACAAGAAGCTTCCAAACTCTTTCAACAATTATAACTATGCAGATCAGGATCATGTTTCTCAATCATGTTCTTCACAATTGTCGCACAAAGGTTGTGGCTTGGAAATGTTTTTCCGGTGGCGAATCAAGCACAAGCTCTGCGGTATAAAGACCCCTGTCCGCCAACTCTCTCCGCATGTAAGACACAACAAGCATTCTTCTACAAATACCTCTATTAATCATGTATTTAAGAAACATTTTTAA
- the LOC136206153 gene encoding ethylene-overproduction protein 1 has product MQHNIFTMRSLKFIEGCKGTQVYALNTNGSAGGGGSFGSVGEKFLQHLQDLRVNSIRIKPNRTTQTPPNNTTNNIPVENLLPHGLPDTDLLEPFIDPCLRYVDFVETLAEVYRRLHNCPQFKKSQIHLEQCAIFRGLADPKLFRRSLRVARQHAVDVHWKIVLASWLRFERREDELVGTSAMNCCGRNVECPRACLVSGYDPESIHDRCMCSTSHRGELDDESLLDEECSTSDDVADMSFCIGDDEIRCVRYNIALLSRPLRTMLYGGFVESRRETINFSRNGISTEGMKAVEIYSRTKKLSSFDLSTLLQLLSFANRFCCEEMKSACDAHLASLVVDMEEAMLLIEYGLEETAHLLVAACLQVFLRELPNSLHSSHVMRLFCCPEGRERLALAGHASFLLYFFLSQVALEEDLKSNATVMLLERLAECATESWQKQVAYHQLGVVMLERKEYKDAQNWFEAAVEAGHMYSTVGLARARYRRGHKYSAYKMMNSLASDCKPVGWIYQERAVYCVGKEKTTDLNTATELDPTLSFPYKYRAVMLVQDGRYGAAISELNKIIGFKVSPDCLELRAWISLALEDYEGALRDVRALLTLEPNYMMFNGKMHGDRMVELLLPLVQQWSQADCWMQLYDRWSSVDDIGSLAVVHHMLANDPGKSLLRFRQSLLLLRLNCQKAAMRSLRLARNYSPAEHEKLVYEGWILYDTGHREEALAKAEESIKIQRSFEAFFLKAYALADSSLDPESSMYVIELLEEALRCPSDGLRKGQALNNLGSVYVDCDKLDLAADCYMSALNIKHTRAHQGLARVYHLKNQRKAAYDEMTKLIEKARNNASAHEKRSEYCDRDMAKADLCMATQLDPLRTYPYRYRAAVLMDDHKEAEAISELSKAILFKPDLQLLHLRAAFYDSMGDNISTVRDCEAALCLDPNHSDTIELYSKAKQRTDEQQT; this is encoded by the exons ATGCAGCACAATATATTTACAATGCGTAGCTTGAAGTTTATCGAGGGGTGTAAAGGCACCCAGGTTTACGCTCTTAATACTAACGGTTCTGCCGGGGGCGGAGGCAGCTTCGGTAGCGTTGGGGAAAAGTTTTTGCAACACCTTCAAGACCTAAGAGTCAATTCAATTCGAATCAAACCAAATCGAACCACTCAAACACCGCCTAACAATACCACCAATAATATACCTGTTGAAAATCTACTCCCACACGGTCTTCCTGACACCGATCTTCTCGAGCCGTTTATCGACCCTTGCCTCAGATATGTTGATTTTGTCGAAACCCTTGCGGAAGTATACCGTAGACTTCACAATTGTCCCCAATTTAAGAAATCCCAGATTCATTTAGAGCAATGCGCGATATTCCGTGGTTTAGCGGATCCGAAATTGTTCCGGAGGAGCCTTCGTGTGGCCAGACAGCACGCGGTCGATGTGCACTGGAAAATCGTCCTGGCCTCGTGGTTAAGATTCGAGAGAAGAGAAGATGAATTAGTTGGTACATCGGCCATGAATTGTTGCGGGAGAAATGTAGAATGCCCTAGGGCTTGTTTGGTGTCGGGTTATGATCCCGAATCGATACATGATCGCTGTATGTGTTCAACGTCTCATAGAGGAGAATTGGATGATGAATCATTACTAGACGAGGAATGTTCAACTTCAGATGATGTTGCCGATATGTCATTTTGCATCGGTGATGATGAGATTAGATGTGTCCGATACAATATTGCATTGCTCTCACGACCTTTGAGAACAATGTTGTATGGcggtttcgttgaatcgcggaGGGAGACAATTAATTTTTCGCGTAATGGGATATCTACAGAAGGAATGAAAGCTGTTGAGATTTATAGCAGGACGAAAAAGTTGAGTTCTTTCGATCTATCCACTCTATTACAGCTTCTTTCTTTTGCAAATAGGTTTTGCTGCGAAGAAATGAAGTCCGCTTGTGATGCTCATTTGGCGTCTCTAGTTGTTGACATGGAGGAGGCAATGTTGTTAATCGAGTATGGATTGGAGGAGACTGCCCATCTTTTAGTGGCTGCTTGTTTACAGGTGTTTTTAAGGGAGCTTCCGAATTCGCTGCACAGTTCTCATGTGATGAGGTTATTTTGCTGTCCAGAGGGTAGGGAGAGATTGGCTTTGGCTGGGCATGCTTCGTTTTTGTTGTATTTCTTTTTAAGCCAGGTTGCTTTAGAGGAAGATTTGAAATCCAATGCAACTGTGATGCTATTGGAGAGGTTGGCAGAGTGTGCAACTGAAAGTTGGCAGAAACAAGTTGCATATCATCAGTTAGGTGTTGTGATGCTTGAAAGGAAAGAATATAAAGATGCCCAAAATTGGTTTGAAGCAGCTGTTGAGGCAGGTCATATGTATTCAACAGTAGGTCTCGCAAGGGCCAGGTACAGACGTGGTCACAAGTATTCAGCATACAAGATGATGAATTCGCTGGCTTCTGATTGTAAGCCAGTGGGTTGGATTTATCAGGAAAGGGCAGTATACTGCGTTGGGAAGGAAAAGACGACAGATTTGAACACAGCAACTGAGCTGGATCCAACTCTTTCTTTTCCGTACAAGTACCGAGCTGTTATGTTGGTGCAGGATGGCAGATATGGAGCAGCAATTTCGGAGCTCAACAAAATAATTGGTTTCAAGGTCTCTCCCGATTGCCTTGAATTACGAGCATGGATTTCGCTTGCTTTGGAGGATTATGAAGGAGCTCTCAGAGATGTTCGTGCACTCTTGACATTGGAGCCCAATTACATGATGTTTAATGGGAAGATGCATGGTGATCGAATGGTAGAACTTCTTCTCCCTCTTGTCCAGCAGTGGAGTCAGGCGGATTGCTGGATGCAACTGTATGATAGATGGTCCTCAGTTGATGATATAGGCTCCTTAGCTGTTGTGCACCATATGTTGGCAAATGACCCAGGCAAGAGCCTTCTAAGGTTCAGGCAATCTCTCCTCCTTTTACG ATTAAATTGTCAAAAGGCTGCAATGCGTAGTCTACGGTTGGCTAGAAACTACTCTCCTGCTGAGCATGAGAAACTTGTATATGAAGGATGGATTTTATATGACACTGGGCATCGTGAAGAAGCACTAGCTAAGGCTGAGGAGTCCATCAAAATTCAAAGATCATTTGAAGCTTTTTTTCTTAAGGCATATGCTTTAGCAGATTCAAGTCTTGATCCTGAATCATCAATGTATGTCATCGAACTTCTTGAGGAAGCGCTTAGGTGCCCTTCAGATGGGCTCCGGAAAGGACAA GCACTTAATAATCTAGGGAGTGTGTATGTTGATTGTGATAAGCTGGATCTTGCTGCTGACTGTTACATGAGTGCGCTCAATATAAAGCATACAAGAGCACACCAGGGTCTGGCACGTGTATATCATCTAAAAAATCAACGCAAAGCTGCATATGATGAGATGACAAAACTGATAGAAAAAGCCAGGAATAATGCATCTGCTCATGAGAAGCGTTCTGAGTACTGTGATCGTGACATGGCAAAGGCTGATCTTTGTATGGCAACTCAACTAGATCCGTTGAGGACATATCCATACAGATACAGGGCAGCTG TTTTAATGGATGACCACAAAGAAGCTGAAGCCATTTCAGAGCTTTCAAAGGCAATACTTTTCAAGCCAGATTTGCAGCTGCTTCATCTTCGAGCTGCATTTTACGACTCAATGGGTGACAACATCTCCACTGTTCGAGACTGTGAAGCTGCTCTTTGTCTTGACCCAAACCATTCTGATACCATTGAGTTATACAGTAAAGCAAAGCAACGGACAGATGAACAACAAACGTGA